From Plasmodium relictum strain SGS1 genome assembly, chromosome: 8, the proteins below share one genomic window:
- the ClpP gene encoding ATP-dependent Clp protease proteolytic subunit, putative — translation MKYLLLFLFFILVKNNKIESKKSIKKSNILNFICFPNKYSITRRIKRDILNSSFKENEDNKIYSNEKRDSSNLSYLLKNSEEIKKKLELVNDLENYGCENAMNNLKNNEDMNVIEKDENIIRENRRAIVQKKKKKSYKKVQNIMPTTDIKDIKKDIKLFFLKKRIIYLTDEINKKTCDELISQLLYLDNLNHSDIKIYINSPGGSINEGLAILDIFNYIKSDIQTISFGLVASMASVILASGKKGKRKSLPNCRIMIHQPLGNAFGHPHDIEIQTKEILYLKNLLYNYLSRFTNQTIETIEKHSDRDYYMNALEAKKYGIIDEIIETKLPHPYFNQI, via the coding sequence atgaaatatttattattgtttttattttttatattagtaaaaaataataaaatagaatcaaaaaaaagtataaagaaatcaaatattttaaactTTATATGTTTTCCAAATAAATATTCAATAACCAGAAGAATTAAAAGAGATATATTAAATTCAAgttttaaagaaaatgaagataataaaatttatagtaATGAAAAAAGAGATTCATCCAATTTAtcttatcttttaaaaaatagtgaggaaataaaaaaaaaattggaatTAGTAAATGATTTAGAAAATTATGGATGTGAAAATGcaatgaataatttaaaaaataatgaggATATGAATGTAATAGAGaaagatgaaaatattataagaGAAAATAGAAGAGCAATAGtccagaaaaaaaaaaaaaaaagttataaaaaagttCAAAATATTATGCCTACTACCGATATTAAAGATAtcaaaaaagatataaagttattttttcttaaaaaaagaattatttatctaactgatgaaataaataagaaaacatGTGATGAGCTAATTAGCCAACTATTATATCTAGATAATTTAAATCACAGtgatattaaaatatatattaattcacCAGGAGGATCAATAAATGAAGGATTAGCCATTTtggatatttttaattatataaaatcaGATATTCAAACAATATCTTTTGGTCTAGTCGCATCAATGGCTTCCGTTATTTTAGCTAGTgggaaaaaaggaaaaagaaaatctTTACCTAACTGTAGAATTATGATACATCAACCTTTAGGTAATGCATTTGGGCATCCTCATGATATTGAAATACAAACAAAAGAAATACTCtatcttaaaaatttattatacaaTTATTTATCTAGATTTACTAATCAGACTATTGAAACAATAGAAAAGCATTCGGATAGAGATTATTATATGAATGCGTTAGAAGCTAAAAAATACGGGATTATAGATGAGATTATAGAAACAAAATTACCTCATCCTTATTTTAatcaaatttaa
- a CDS encoding EB1 homolog, putative, whose translation MTESKEFNSVGNMDIGFFVSRKELIEWINRCLKINITKIEQCSNGAVYIQLLDILFPNKSVLHKAKWNAKLEYECIINYKLIQNVFNKLGIKKHMDIDKLIKGKYQDNLEFLQWFKAFYERIVDYNSEQIINYDAIERRKLCILGEKGDYKLLNNYLPDWAKVDLSIIKEKNIHNESRMISNMQKKKLDSISVNQENNNNSNNTYNNKKTVKGEKKTILLNIANDSNFNSFTCKDLNITKKHNTNNNNNLNKRLSISNKFSSQGSLSSYTKINNSGPQKDLIALIERNKKLKLQLENKNQEISILQNKLQEEENEKKIILFQKNFYYNKLRFLELLCNQTDENFLSIDDIQQIIYARENTYFHQTISLKDKNNNDDNETLSVKNNDFTLQNSIHNSENFQYNNQNSENFTAYCS comes from the coding sequence ATGACTGAAAGTAAAGAATTCAATTCGGTAGGAAATATGGATATAGGTTTTTTTGTAAGTAGAAAAGAATTAATTGAATGGATAAATAGatgtttaaaaataaatataactaAAATTGAACAATGCTCTAATGGTGCTGTTTATATTCAATTATTAGATATATTGTTTCCCAATAAATCAGTTTTACATAAAGCAAAATGGAATGCAAAGTTAGAATATGAATgcataataaattataaactaatacaaaatgtttttaataaacttGGTATAAAAAAGCATATGGATATAGACAAGCTAATTAAAGGAAAATATCAAGATAATTTAGAATTTCTTCAATGGTTTAAAGCATTTTATGAAAGAATTGTTGATTACAATAGTGAACAAATCATTAATTATGATGCTAtagaaagaagaaaattatgCATATTAGGAGAAAAAGGAGATTATAAACTATTAAATAACTACTTACCTGATTGGGCTAAAGTAGACTTAAGTATTATAAAAGAGAAGAATATTCATAACGAAAGCAGAATGATAAGCaatatgcaaaaaaaaaaattagattcCATTAGTGTCAatcaagaaaataataacaacAGTAATAAtacttataataataaaaagacagttaaaggagaaaaaaaaactattttattaaatatagcAAATGATAGTAATTTCAATTCATTTACCTGTAAAGACctaaatataacaaaaaaacataatacaaataataataataacttaaataaaagattatctatttcaaataaattttcatctCAAGGTTCACTTTCCTCTTAcacaaaaattaataattctgGCCCCCAAAAAGATCTTATCGCATTAAttgaaagaaataaaaaattaaaattgcAATTAGAAAACAAAAATCAAGAGATATCtatattacaaaataaattacaagaagaagaaaatgaaaagaagatcattctttttcaaaaaaactTCTATTATAACAAATTAAGATTTTTAGAACTCCTATGTAATCAAACTGATGAAAATTTCTTATCAATTGATGATATACAACAAATAATATATGCTCGCGAAAACACTTACTTTCATCAAACTATTTCactaaaagataaaaataataatgatgacAATGAAACATTAAGTGTTAAAAACAATGATTTTACTTTACAAAACTCTATTCATAATAGTGAAAATTTCCAATATAATAATCAAAATTCAGAAAATTTCACCGCTTATTGTTCGTGA
- a CDS encoding 60S ribosomal protein L7, putative: MADRYEEKGENEIGKNMTSLRNKKNKKNLELKEKNQKKLKALKLINKKKRIELRKRTLRYEQEYADERKKIIELKREARKNNCFYKEAEKKVVFVIRLKGINKLSPKVRSVFRLLRLLQVHNGVFIKVNKASKQMLKIVEPYVTYGYPTLSTVRKLIYKRGYIRAGKVRRYSRKKIQDNEDISKHLGKYNVHGIEDMVYQIYTCGPAFKKVNNFLWTFKLKPPKKGFKAKRHGFNEPRPGDWGNRENYINELINRMI, from the exons ATGGCA gATAGATATGAGGAAAAAGGTGAAAATGAAATAGGAAAAAATATGACAAgtttaagaaataaaaaaaataagaaaaacttagaattaaaagaaaaaaatcaaaaaaaattaaaagctTTGAAATTG attaataaaaagaaaaggattGAATTAAGAAAAAGAACTTTAAGATATGAACAGGAATATGCAGacgaaagaaaaaaaattatcgaATTAAAGAGAGAGGCAAGAAAAAACAATTGTTTTTATAAAGAAGCTGAAAAGAAAGTAGTTTTTGTTATCAGATTAAAgggtataaataaattatcgCCAAAAGTTAGATCAGTTTTTCGTTTACTGAGATTATTGCAAGTACATAATGGAGTATTTATCAAAGTAAATAAAGCAAGCAAGCAAATGCTAAAAATAGTTGAACCTTATGTAACTTACGGTTATCCAACTTTATCGACAGtaagaaaattaatatataaaagaggATATATTAGAGCAGGAAAAGTAAGAAGATATAgcagaaaaaaaattcaagatAATGAAGATATTTCAAAGCATTTAGGAAAATATAATGTACACGGTATTGAAGACATGGTTTATCAAATTTACACATGTGGCCCAGCTTTTAAAAAAGTCAATAATTTCTTATGgacatttaaattaaaaccACCTAAAAAAGGATTCAAAGCAAAAAGGCACGGATTTAATGAACCTAGACCTGGAGATTGGGGAAACAGAGAAAATTACATTAACGAATTAATAAACAGaatgatttaa
- a CDS encoding 40S ribosomal protein S12, putative has protein sequence MTDVESVDNNVVVEEKAVLDNTTAIQKVIKNAHVHDGLKVGIREVIKAIESKEAKVCFLSSVCSEPAYKKLITALCAEKNIPLFLVQNDSKDLGHWAGLYKLDKDGNARKIIGASSVAIVDFGEDSAEREFLMSQSQTVA, from the exons atgaCTGATGTTGAAAGTGTTGACAATAACGTAGTAGTTGAAGAAAAGGCTGTTTTAGATAATACCACAGCAATACaaaaa gTAATAAAAAATGCTCATGTTCATGATGGGTTAAAAGTGGGTATAAGAGAAGTTATAAAAGCAATTGAATCAAAAGAAGCAAAAGTTTGCTTCTTATCAAGTGTATGTTCTGAACCagcttataaaaaattaattacagCTTTATGTGCGGAAAAAAATATCCCCTTATTTCTTGTTCAAAATGATAGTAAAGACTTAGGACACTGGGCAGGGCTATATAAATTAGATAAAGATGGAAATGCTAGAAAAATTATTGGAGCAAGTTCAGTTGCCATAGTAGATTTTGGAGAAGATTCAGCTGAAAGAGAATTTTTAATGTCACAAAGCCAAACCGTTGcataa
- a CDS encoding 40S ribosomal protein S23, putative, producing the protein MGSGKPRGLRAARKLRIRRRTQKWADKSYKKSHLGTRWKSNPFRGSSHAKGIVVEKVAIEAKQPNSAYRKCVRVQLIKNGKKITAFVPGDGCLNFIDENDEVLVSGFGRSGHSVGDLPGVKFKVVKVARVSLLALFKEKKEKPRS; encoded by the exons ATGGGATCAG gaaaacCAAGAGGATTAAGAGCAGCAAGAAAATTAAGAATAAGAAGAAGAACACAAAAATGGGCAGataaaagttataaaaaatcTCATTTAGGAACGAGATGGAAATCTAATCCATTCAGAGGAAGTTCTCACGCAAAAGGAATCGTAGTTGAAAAAGTTGCTATTGAAGCTAAACAg CCTAATTCTGCATACAGAAAATGTGTAAGAGTacaattaattaaaaatggtAAGAAGATAACGGCATTTGTTCCAGGAGATGGctgtttaaattttattgacGAAAACGATGAAGTTTTAGTTTCAGGATTTGGTAGAAGTGGTCACTCAGTTGGTGATTTGCCTGGTGTTAAATTTAAAGTAGTTAAAGTAGCAAGGGTTTCTTTATTAGCATTatttaaggaaaaaaaagaaaagccTAGATCATAA
- the CCT2 gene encoding T-complex protein 1 subunit beta, putative, with translation MNSVMPDVLKEGAQEDKGEIARLQYFVGAIAVGDLVKSTLGPRGLDKILTPLNIEGARTHQHTVTNDGATILKSVWLDNPVSKILVDVSMQQDNKCGDGTTGVVVLAAEMLRNAEILIENKIHPQIICDGFRMALKVAREALLDSCFSHDVNSDLFKEDLLKIARTTLSSKLLTHEKEHFAHLAVNAILRIKDNLNLDLIQVIKKTGGTIKDSYLEDGFILEKKIGINQPKTLTNCHVMIANTPMDTDKVKIYGTKVNVHSFEDVQDLENEEKLKMKNKVENIISHGCNVFINRQLIYNYPEQIFRENNVMTIEHSDFDGMERLANCLGAEIASTFERDLKIQLGYCEKIDEVIIGEDKLIRFSGCKKNGACTIILRGASTHILEESERSLHDALAVLSETIKDNRVVLGAGCSEMLMSNAVDNLARTVEGKRSLAIEAFAKALRQIPTYILDNGGFDSSEIVSKIRAQHTKGNKYAGIDINNGDVGNIMELGIYESYNSKLSQLTSATEAVEMILRVDDIIKCAPRKRTGV, from the coding sequence atgaATTCTGTTATGCCTGATGTATTAAAAGAAGGAGCACAAGAAGATAAAGGGGAAATAGCTAGATTGCAATATTTTGTTGGTGCAATAGCAGTTGGTGATTTAGTAAAAAGTACATTGGGCCCAAGAGGATTAGATAAAATACTAACTCCATTAAATATAGAGGGAGCAAGAACTCATCAACATACTGTTACAAATGATGGAGCAACCATTTTAAAATCTGTTTGGTTAGATAACCCTGtttcaaaaattttagtTGATGTTAGTATGCAACAAGATAATAAATGTGGAGATGGAACAACAGGGGTAGTTGTTTTAGCTGCAGAAATGTTGAGAAATGCAGAAAtattaattgaaaataaaattcatcCTCAAATAATTTGTGATGGCTTTAGAATGGCTTTAAAAGTTGCTAGAGAAGCTCTATTAGATTCTTGCTTTAGTCATGATGTAAATTCAGATTTATTTAAAGAGGATTTGTTAAAAATTGCAAGAACCACATTATCCTCTAAATTATTAACACATGAAAAAGAGCATTTTGCCCATTTGGCTGTTAATGCTATTTTAAGAATTAAAGATAATTTGAATTTAGATTTAATACAAGTTATTAAGAAAACAGGAGGAACTATTAAAGACTCATATTTAGAAGATGGCTTTAttctagaaaaaaaaattggaatAAACCAACCCAAAACATTAACAAATTGTCACGTTATGATTGCAAATACGCCTATGGATACAGacaaagtaaaaatatacgGAACTAAAGTGAATGTACATAGTTTCGAAGATGTACAAGAtttagaaaatgaagaaaaattgaaaatgaaaaataaagtaGAAAACATTATATCACATGGTTGTaatgtatttataaataggcaattaatatataattatccAGAACAAATATTTAGAGAGAATAATGTTATGACAATTGAACATAGTGATTTTGATGGAATGGAAAGATTGGCTAATTGTTTAGGTGCAGAAATAGCATCTACTTTTGAAAGAGACTTAAAAATACAATTAGGTTATTGTGAAAAAATTGATGAAGTTATAATAGGAGAAGATAAATTAATTCGATTTTCCGgttgtaaaaaaaatggtGCATGTACTATTATTCTAAGAGGAGCTTCAACACATATATTAGAAGAAAGTGAAAGGTCATTACATGATGCATTAGCTGTTTTATCGGAAACAATAAAAGATAACCGTGTTGTTTTAGGTGCTGGATGCTCAGAAATGTTGATGAGTAATGCTGTCGATAATTTAGCTAGAACGGTAGAAGGAAAAAGAAGTTTAGCTATTGAAGCTTTTGCAAAAGCTTTAAGACAAATTCCTACTTATATTTTAGATAATGGAGGATTTGACAGTTCAGAAATTGTTAGTAAAATTAGAGCACAACATACAAAGGGAAATAAATATGCAGGTATAGATATTAACAATGGAGACGTCGGAAATATAATGGAATTAGGAATATACGAATCTTATAATTCGAAATTGTCTCAGTTAACTTCAGCTACTGAAGCAGTTGAAATGATTTTACGTGTAgatgatataataaaatgtgCTCCAAGAAAAAGAACAggagtataa
- a CDS encoding membrane magnesium transporter, putative: MNEKISVSVTLLGLASLLKSGHSVYLHLNRFKLENENMENFTIPYTLVVQIILCALITMYGGSKLFLKFQDIKNDSSQNFNNYDWDKNHTRENFRSCFNRKYFIKDYIKNNINKTI, encoded by the exons atgaatgaaaaaatatcaGTTTCAGTAACTCTTTTAGGGTTAGCATCTCTATTAAAAAGTGGACACTCTGTTTATTTAc atttaaataGATTCAAgttagaaaatgaaaatatggAAAACTTTACTATTCCTTACAcg ttAGTTgttcaaattattttatgtGCTCTAATAACGATGTATGGAGGAAGTAAATTATTTCTAAAATTTcaagatattaaaaatgattcATCACAAAATTTCAATAATTA tgACTGGGATAAAAATCATACTAGAGAAAACTTCCGCTCATgttttaatagaaaatacTTCATTAaagattatataaaaaataatattaataaaacaatttaa
- a CDS encoding FAD-dependent glycerol-3-phosphate dehydrogenase, putative produces MIKKILYGSGSLGILSVGGFYFLKINFMKNMIDKDVVYKYNSINNRNEMIKKLKSNHYDILIIGGGATGGGIALDCATRGIKCALIDKNDFSSGTSSKSTKLLHGGIRYLENAVKNLDFSELYFVWEALAERAHAMKIAPYMSKPVSILMPIYKFWQVPYFAYNIKIYDFLADLVCCFDKGVPNSLYIRKSNTLDNFPLLRKEKLKGSLIYYDGQHNDSRMNLNLVLTSAIDNYIPGQVGATICNHMEVIGFIKDENHKIIGVKALDKINNKEIEIYAKIIINATGPHGDILRKLADENRKPMIQLSAGCHFVLPKWYSSKNNGIIIPKTSDERVLFLLPWENSTLVGTTDEQRSMEDNPKIQKKDIDFLTNELSKYINVSANEIRNDIKAAWCGFRPLVREAKSKNKKDEDITTHEISRSHEIIEDENGLISILGGKWTIYRKMAQDTIDYILSNHKDKIKSKYNCRTKFLMLIGSHDENGISKQDDLTFGCSKLSKQLIQKYPELDYDTANHLVANYGYLSKKVCELAKELNLFNKIDSSKPYIEAEIIYATRYEFATKISDIIGRRFRLGFIDSEISSKIIGRTADLLKDELHWNTDQMNSHINEAKEYINSLSLE; encoded by the coding sequence ATGATAAAGAAGATTTTATATGGTTCTGGTAGTTTGGGTATTTTATCTGTTGGaggattttattttttaaaaataaattttatgaagAATATGATTGATAAAGATGTagtttataaatataattcaatTAATAATAGGAatgaaatgataaaaaagttaaaaagtAATCACTATGATATACTAATAATTGGTGGTGGTGCCACTGGTGGAGGAATAGCTTTAGATTGTGCAACAAGAGGGATCAAATGTGCACTAATTGATAAGAATGATTTTTCTAGTGGAACATCATCAAAATCAACAAAATTATTACATGGGGGTATAAGATATTTAGAAAATGCAGTTAAAAATCTAGATTTTTCagaattatattttgtatGGGAAGCATTAGCTGAAAGAGCACATGCAATGAAAATTGCTCCTTATATGTCTAAGCCTGTTTCTATTTTAATGcctatatataaattttggCAAGTTCCCTATTTTgcttataatataaaaatttatgattTCTTAGCTGATTTAGTATGTTGTTTTGATAAAGGAGTTCCCAATTCTCTATATATTAGAAAATCTAATACTCTTGACAACTTTCCATTGTtaagaaaagaaaagttaAAAGGATCACTTATATATTATGATGGTCAACATAATGATAGTAGaatgaatttaaatttaGTCTTAACAAGTGCAATTGACAATTATATACCAGGACAAGTTGGAGCTACTATATGCAACCATATGGAAGTAATTGGTTTTATTAAAGATGAAAATCATAAAATTATAGGTGTAAAAGCTTtggataaaattaataataaagaaatagaaatatatgcaaaaattattatcaatGCAACAGGACCACATGGTGATATTCTTCGCAAATTGGCTGATGAAAACAGAAAACCAATGATACAGTTATCAGCTGGTTGTCACTTTGTTTTACCTAAATGGTACTCATCAAAAAATAACGGTATAATAATTCCTAAAACAAGTGATGAAAGAGTTCTTTTTCTCTTACCTTGGGAAAACAGTACTTTAGTAGGAACTACTGATGAACAAAGGAGTATGGAAGATAATCccaaaattcaaaaaaaagacaTAGATTTTTTAACTAACGAATTatctaaatatattaatgtaAGTGCAAATGAAATTAGAAATGATATTAAAGCTGCATGGTGTGGATTTAGGCCATTAGTGAGAGAAgctaaaagtaaaaataaaaaagatgaagATATTACTACTCATGAAATATCAAGAAGTCATGAAATCATAGAAGATGAAAATGGATTAATAAGCATTTTAGGAGGAAAATGGACTATCTATAGAAAGATGGCTCAAGATACTATTGATTATATACTTTCTAAtcataaagataaaataaagagCAAATATAATTGTAGAACCAAATTTTTAATGCTAATAGGTAGTCATGATGAAAATGGAATTTCTAAGCAGGATGATTTAACTTTTGGTTGTAGTAAATTAAGTAAACAACTTATTCAAAAATATCCTGAATTGGATTATGATACAGCAAATCATCTAGTAGCAAACTATGgttatttatcaaaaaaagtATGTGAATTAGCGAAAGAATTAAATTtgtttaataaaatagattCATCAAAGCCATATATTGAAGCAGAAATTATTTATGCAACTAGATACGAATTCGCTACAAAAATTTCTGATATTATTGGTAGAAGATTTAGGTTGGGTTTCATAGATTCCGAAATATCAAGCAAAATTATTGGAAGGACAGcagatttattaaaagatgaacTTCATTGGAATACTGATCAAATGAATTCACATATTAATGAAGCCAAGGaatatattaattcattatcTCTTgaataa